In a genomic window of Phycisphaerae bacterium:
- a CDS encoding DUF1080 domain-containing protein — translation MFHLALMSREGAYVGGMLMCLGLTLAGCSTGGEWKVLADGNSLDGWKGFNSADCGKWMTAESVALDPAEQGKKFAITPGKGILVNGADGRTCDLITAEDHGDCELHLEFTVAKNSNSGVYLLGRYEIQILDSFGKTEWTYSDCGGIYPRWINNENTDGHKPMVNAAKPAGEWQSFDVVFRTARFDANGKKTANARFVRVYLNKVLIHKDVECSGPTRGAIGGDLGPDVAAGPLRLQGDHGPVAYRNIKMRPLR, via the coding sequence ATGTTTCATCTGGCGTTGATGAGTCGGGAGGGTGCGTATGTGGGCGGCATGCTGATGTGCCTGGGGCTGACGTTGGCCGGGTGTTCGACGGGCGGCGAGTGGAAGGTGCTGGCCGACGGGAACAGCCTGGACGGTTGGAAGGGCTTCAACTCCGCCGATTGCGGAAAGTGGATGACCGCCGAGTCGGTGGCACTTGATCCGGCAGAGCAGGGCAAGAAGTTTGCGATCACGCCGGGCAAGGGCATTCTGGTCAACGGGGCGGACGGGCGGACCTGTGACCTGATCACCGCGGAGGACCACGGCGACTGCGAGTTGCACCTGGAGTTCACGGTGGCCAAGAACTCCAACTCGGGGGTCTACCTCCTTGGTCGCTACGAGATTCAGATCCTCGACAGCTTCGGCAAGACCGAGTGGACCTACAGCGACTGCGGCGGCATCTACCCGCGATGGATCAACAATGAAAACACCGACGGCCACAAGCCGATGGTCAACGCAGCCAAGCCGGCGGGCGAGTGGCAGAGTTTCGACGTGGTTTTCAGGACCGCGCGTTTTGACGCTAACGGCAAGAAGACGGCCAACGCCAGGTTTGTGCGGGTCTACCTCAACAAGGTCCTGATCCATAAGGACGTAGAGTGCAGCGGTCCGACGCGTGGGGCGATCGGGGGCGATCTGGGCCCGGATGTCGCGGCCGGTCCGCTGCGGTTGCAGGGCGATCACGGGCCGGTGGCCTACAGGAACATCAAGATGCGGCCGCTGCGGTAG
- the hemA gene encoding glutamyl-tRNA reductase: protein MRTFVVGCNHRSAPVEKREKIAFDEAAVPAALQRFKQRFPEAEAVLLSTCNRVEFYVSRPMQGRPRIDEMIAFIGEFHGIEMHDFADTLYIHEDVQAVRHLLRVASSLDSMVLGESQIVGQTRDAFKTARMAGTVGRNLGPLFQHALAVAKTIHATTGISIGRLSVGSTAVDLARQIFSNFGDKTVMMVGAGGMGKMTLTHLIETRPQRVWVTNRTHARAVEVAERLSRRHPLTVQPIPFADWIDRLAEADIVITCTGSREPILTAEAFDQIPARRAYRPILLIDIALPRDIDAAVGRHDCVYLYNIDDLQAVTEAHLAQRKEALAKCHEIIEAAVLELADRQSREDVGPLIAALEKHFREVGRQELERILPKLEKASAHDRELIEQMLHRVTGKLLHGPITRLTGDSAAGTGRVYAEMLRALFDLKTEE, encoded by the coding sequence ATGAGAACGTTCGTCGTCGGCTGCAATCACCGTTCCGCACCGGTCGAAAAGCGCGAGAAAATCGCTTTCGACGAGGCCGCGGTGCCGGCCGCCCTCCAACGTTTCAAGCAGCGATTCCCCGAAGCCGAAGCGGTGCTGCTGTCAACCTGTAACCGGGTCGAGTTCTACGTCTCGCGACCGATGCAGGGCCGGCCCCGTATCGACGAGATGATCGCTTTCATCGGCGAGTTTCACGGCATCGAAATGCATGACTTCGCCGACACCCTGTACATCCACGAAGACGTGCAGGCGGTCCGGCACCTCCTGCGGGTCGCCAGCTCGCTTGATTCAATGGTCCTCGGCGAGTCGCAGATCGTCGGGCAAACGCGCGACGCCTTCAAGACCGCCCGCATGGCCGGAACCGTCGGCCGAAACCTGGGCCCCCTCTTCCAGCACGCCTTGGCGGTCGCCAAGACCATCCACGCCACCACGGGCATCTCCATCGGCCGGCTCAGCGTGGGCAGCACGGCCGTGGATCTGGCCAGGCAGATCTTCTCGAACTTCGGCGATAAAACGGTCATGATGGTTGGCGCGGGCGGCATGGGCAAGATGACCCTGACCCACCTGATCGAGACCCGCCCCCAGCGCGTCTGGGTCACCAACCGCACCCATGCCCGCGCCGTCGAGGTGGCCGAACGGCTCAGCCGGCGGCATCCGCTCACCGTCCAGCCCATCCCCTTCGCCGACTGGATCGACCGGCTCGCCGAAGCCGACATCGTCATCACCTGCACCGGATCTCGCGAGCCGATCCTCACCGCCGAGGCCTTCGACCAGATACCCGCCCGGCGGGCGTACCGGCCCATCCTGCTGATCGACATCGCCCTTCCGCGGGACATCGACGCCGCCGTCGGCCGCCACGATTGCGTCTACCTCTACAACATCGACGACTTGCAGGCCGTGACCGAGGCCCACCTCGCCCAGCGAAAGGAGGCCCTCGCCAAGTGCCACGAGATCATCGAGGCCGCCGTGCTCGAACTGGCCGACCGTCAATCGCGCGAAGACGTCGGCCCGCTGATCGCGGCCCTCGAGAAGCACTTCCGCGAAGTCGGCCGGCAGGAACTGGAACGAATTCTCCCCAAGCTCGAAAAAGCCTCAGCCCACGACCGCGAACTCATCGAACAGATGCTCCACCGCGTGACCGGGAAGCTGCTCCACGGTCCGATCACCCGCCTCACCGGCGACTCGGCCGCCGGCACCGGACGCGTGTACGCCGAAATGCTTCGGGCACTCTTCGATCTGAAGACCGAAGAATAA
- the ccsA gene encoding cytochrome c biogenesis protein CcsA, giving the protein MTQLLTCILGGMGFAIGAICSYLRLRHHVRWAPAALRVAVTLALAANVGYLAGRFRSMGVVETFRYSFDDAVLLATLLGLMGISTHLARTLRGVDGFLFIIATALQCAALAIVNQPEMRITGRAWFVSHSIAFAISGTLFIAGGVAGVAYLLVNRMLRRKQPTTLVGNVASLESLERFGRWTPIIGFPFFTYGILTGLCGVSHRPDLQADDWYLDPVFISSLLAWAVFGYLCYGSLYKPQIRGKRAAVLSTYGLGLIVVAYLFRVFFSLMHA; this is encoded by the coding sequence ATGACGCAACTCCTGACATGCATCCTTGGCGGAATGGGGTTCGCGATCGGGGCGATCTGTTCGTACCTGCGCCTCAGACACCATGTCCGCTGGGCCCCGGCGGCTCTGCGGGTCGCGGTCACCCTCGCCCTGGCTGCAAACGTCGGATATCTCGCAGGCCGATTCCGGAGCATGGGCGTCGTCGAGACATTCAGGTACAGCTTCGATGACGCCGTCCTGCTGGCAACGCTGCTCGGCCTGATGGGCATCAGCACACACCTCGCTCGCACCTTGCGCGGCGTGGACGGCTTCCTGTTCATCATCGCAACCGCCCTCCAATGTGCGGCTTTGGCGATTGTGAATCAGCCGGAAATGCGCATCACCGGCCGTGCCTGGTTTGTCAGCCACTCGATCGCCTTTGCGATCAGCGGGACGCTGTTCATTGCCGGCGGCGTCGCCGGTGTGGCCTATCTGCTTGTGAACCGGATGTTGCGACGCAAGCAACCCACGACCCTGGTCGGCAACGTCGCTTCCCTCGAATCCCTCGAACGGTTCGGCAGGTGGACGCCGATCATCGGGTTTCCGTTTTTCACGTATGGGATTCTGACCGGTCTGTGCGGCGTTTCACACCGGCCTGACCTGCAGGCCGACGACTGGTACCTGGACCCGGTCTTCATCTCATCGCTGCTGGCTTGGGCCGTTTTCGGCTACTTGTGCTATGGGTCGTTGTATAAGCCGCAAATCCGCGGCAAGCGGGCCGCTGTATTGTCTACTTACGGATTGGGTCTGATCGTCGTTGCGTATCTGTTCCGGGTGTTTTTCTCGCTGATGCACGCATGA